The window CTCGTCGGTGGAACAACGGTACGTCGTCGACTCGCGGTGCGAGTATCGGTTGGCGCCCCGCACTTGAAGTTCTGAATTCTGCCCCTGTGATCTCAGGCGGAACACAAAACCTCGGGAATAAAACAGGTCCTTTTGCGGTGACTTACCAGGTCTCTGACCCAGAAAATGACGCGGTCAATGTTGTTGAAAAACTGAACACGACAGTCATCCGTACTGCGGCAGGGGTTGCACAAGGAGCGAATCAAGAAATAAATATCACGTTAGCTCAATGGGCGTCCATTCCTTTGAATGTCGAATCGACAATTACTGTCGAGGCGACCGATTCAAAAGGAGCGAAGTCGACCCGCGTTTATACATTTACTAAAACTAACGCGCCACCAACGGCGGTGCCAGTTGAGCCGAAAGGGGATCTCGCTAACCTGGCAATAGTCGCTACGACGACGCCTATTTTCGTTTGGGGATTCCATGACGTCGATACTGGCGACATGCAATCTGCGTATCAATTCATCGTAGAAGATCTTGAAGATAATGTTATCCATGATTCAGGAAAGCAACAATCGGCGCAATCGTTCTATCAATTGCCGTCTCCACTGGATTGGGGCGGTCGCTACAAATGGAGAGTGCGCGTTTGGGATAAATTCGATGTCGCGAGCGAGTATTCGTTCCCTGAATTCATCTTGCCGAACCGAGCGCCGAATATTACGGATGTTCAGCCAGGTAGTAATGATCCGGAAGCTCCGATGGGTGCAGGGCTTTCTCCTGAATTCATTTGGCATTTCGAAGACTTAGACCTGGAAGCGCAAGCGGCGTATAGATTGCGCGTTTACAAAAAATCAGACGATGGCTTGGTTTATGACTCTGCAAAGATCAACAAAAATCTGCAAAAGCACCAGGTGCCAGAAGGCGTACTTGCGGATGGTGTAACGTATTACGCAATTGTTACCGCTTGGGACCCGAACGGTCTTTCAAAAGACGGCGAAAGAGCGTATATCCGAACCAACGCGACTCCGACAGCTCCAATACAAACCGGACCTGTTGATAACTATCGTACAAGCTCAAAACCGACATTTGCCGGAATTATTGGTACCGATCCCGAAAACGATGGACAACACTTCGCTGTGCAAGTAGCGGAAGATGAATCGTTTGAAGTAGGGGTGCTTGAATTCCGCAGCAGTCAAAATCGCGCCGGTTGGCAAGTGAATGGCTTCGACATTCCGGAAGAAGGCGTAAAGAACGACCAACAAGGCCAATCAGTTACGTACGCGATGCAGCTCGATCTCGATACTAACAAGACGTACTACTGGAGGATGGCAGCTGTCGACGCGAGTACGCTTGCACGGGGCAAATGGTCCGCTATTCGCCGTATTCGTTCAGGAAACCGACTGGAATTCCAAATAAAGAATCCGATTTCTACCCAAGTTGTTGCAGCTCGCCGTATCTTATTTGCGGCGGACTACCAATTGCCGACGGATGGCAGTAACAAGGCGACGATTGAAGTTGAGTTTTCTAACAATGCGCTTGACGTAACTCCGACGTGGGAAGACGCAACGGCGGAATTTTTATCAATGGACTACTATAATTTCACGAACACCGAAAAAACGGCAACGAATTTTGCGATTGGTGTGAGATTGGTGATAAAAGCAAACGATTCAACGGCTCCGATTAGCGTCGAAGCGATTGGACTTACATTCGATTAAAAAGGAGTGGATAAAATGCGTCCGATTGTACAAACGGAACTCAATACTATCCGGCACCAGGAAGAACAATTGAAAGCGAAAGACGCCCAGCTGCAAAGTTTGGGCTTTTCCCTTGCGCAAGAAAAGGCAAAGGGTTTACAGAAGGATGCTCAAATCAGTCAATTGGGGCAAGAATTAACACAAATGAAGATTGATATATTGATGCTGAAGGGAAGTGTAGGGCAATGACTTTTTGGGAGAATGCTTTCTTGTGGGGTTGGGCAGATGTCGCGCTGCTTCGGATGGTTGTAAAAACAGAACAAATGCCATTCGGGGAAATCACGAAAGAAGATTTCAAGAGAATCACGGGGGAAGACTTCGATTCAGAAGTTCCGGCCGAGTAAAAAATGACCATAGTTGATTTATCTGAACACGTTTTGAGAGAAAAGGTTCCAGGAGACTCTAAAGCGCTTTTGCTCAACGTGATAACAGCCCAAGAAGATTTAATTCACGCGCAAAACGAAGCTATGTGCAGCTTGCTTAACGAGACGATGGAACAGGAAGCCATAATTAATGAATTAATGAAAAAGAAGTCAGATGATTGAAGGCGCCCTTTTCGAGGGGCGTTCTTTTTAAATTTCTCGGAAGGGGCGATTAGATGATGCCTGCAAACGAACGCTTAGATGCACATGATAAACGATTGCAACAGCATAGCGACAGGTTGCAACAATTGGAAATGTGGGATAAGGACAAACACAAGCGTTTGAAACTCGTAGAAGTAGACAATGAACAACAGGAGCGTCGTTTGAACGAAGTTGAACAAAACTACACGAAACTTGAAAACACAATACTCACTGAAAATAGAGAAACTCGCAATTTTTTTCAGACGACAATGGATAAGCAATGGCAGTTGATTACACTACGCGATTCCCAAAAACATGAAGTCACCATGTCAAAGCAAGAATTAGCTAAAACGAAATTCGAAAGATGGAGTGACATAATCCTTAAACTAGTTGGCGCGGGCGGAATTATTTATATTCTGCTTCAATCATTTGTTAATTGAAAGGAGAGAGGACATTGGCAGCGGTATTAATTTTTGCGACTGTTCTTGCGCCGGTTATTTTAGCGGCAGTTCAGTTGGCTAAACAAACAATGAACATTAAAAAGAACTATATTCCGCTTATTGCATTTGTAATCGGAATTGCTATCGGGTTCGCGGCGTCACCGTTCACTGAATTGGATCTGACATTGAGATTATGGGCGGGTGGATTAGCCGGACTTTCAGCGACAGGGTTATTCGAACTTGGAAATAAACATGACGGAAATACGAAGGAAAACGAATAATGAGCTTTATTGATGAATTAGCGCCGTTTGCTACCAAACACGGAATTGCGAACGGCGTTTTGCCGTCGTTGATAATAGCGCAGGGAATACTGGAAAGTGCAAGTGGAACGAGTGAATTGGCTAAGAATGCGAATAATCTTTTTGGTATCAAGGCAGGAAGTGGTTGGGGCGGAGAAACTTACGTAAAAGGGACCTTAGAACATGACGTGAACGGAAATGTCCAACCAATTATTGCTGATTTTAGAAAATATCCAAGTTATGAAGGCTGCGTAATAGATTTGGTCCATAAATACGCCAATGGCACGGGTTGGGAATCGCACAATAGATATGCGGCCGTTCTCAATCAAAGGGATTATAAAAAAGCGACAGCAGCAGTAAAGGCGGCAGGGTATGCGACAGACGTTAACTACCCGATCAAACTTAATAAATTGATAGAACAGTATGATCTAAATAAATACGACAAGGGTGTGGTGCAAGTGGTGCAAACAGTAAAAATCGCATTTGACGCCGGGCACGCAATTAACACAGCGGGCAAGCGTACGCCGGATGGAGAACGGGAGTGGACGTTTAATGATAAGGTGCTGCGTGCTGCTGAAGTAAAGTTGAACACCTACCAGGGCGTGCAGATCCTTAGACTCGATGACTCAACAGGTAAGACGGATATACCCTTAAAAACTCGCACGGACAAAGCCAACGCGTGGAGGGCGGATGCCCTTGTTTCAATCCATCATAATGCCAATACGGGTAAATGGGGAACATGGGGAGGCGTAGAGACATACGTAGACCCAACAGCCAGTAAAGCGTCGAAGGAAATCGCTAAACTCGTACAGCCTCGCATCGTTAAAGCGATGGGGCTGCGTGATCGTGGTGTCAAAGTGAAGAATTTGCACATGACACGAGAATCAAGTATGCCAGCGATCTTGACGGAAGGCGGTTTCATGGATTCCACGACAGACATAAATGCATTAAGAAATGACGCCAGGTTAAAAGCCCAGGGCGAAGCAATTGCAGAAGGTTTGGTAGCTCACTTCAAGTTGCAACCGAAAGAAGTTGAACCTGCGAAGTCGGAAGCGCCAAAAAAGGAGGTAGGTTACTTGGAACTAGCGCAATCACAAAAAG of the Sporosarcina sp. FSL K6-1508 genome contains:
- a CDS encoding glycoside hydrolase family 78 protein; this encodes MANGDLHLLGTFYKAGAKQLNPTNPWRSGSTPGAGNIPIFSAGQTLEIRNTDPDNAYKIKWREVIVGAKKLLVADRNILEQVSWDDLNAQGLIFGKEITIDGQQYKLRALTGGSNYRSGDSYAGGTPTDNEWDQIIVNEANYAGLPKPVATDLDSSLVAADRTGAHNQFWNWYYMYSWAQETYAANGSYRAVRGGSARRWNNGTSSTRGASIGWRPALEVLNSAPVISGGTQNLGNKTGPFAVTYQVSDPENDAVNVVEKLNTTVIRTAAGVAQGANQEINITLAQWASIPLNVESTITVEATDSKGAKSTRVYTFTKTNAPPTAVPVEPKGDLANLAIVATTTPIFVWGFHDVDTGDMQSAYQFIVEDLEDNVIHDSGKQQSAQSFYQLPSPLDWGGRYKWRVRVWDKFDVASEYSFPEFILPNRAPNITDVQPGSNDPEAPMGAGLSPEFIWHFEDLDLEAQAAYRLRVYKKSDDGLVYDSAKINKNLQKHQVPEGVLADGVTYYAIVTAWDPNGLSKDGERAYIRTNATPTAPIQTGPVDNYRTSSKPTFAGIIGTDPENDGQHFAVQVAEDESFEVGVLEFRSSQNRAGWQVNGFDIPEEGVKNDQQGQSVTYAMQLDLDTNKTYYWRMAAVDASTLARGKWSAIRRIRSGNRLEFQIKNPISTQVVAARRILFAADYQLPTDGSNKATIEVEFSNNALDVTPTWEDATAEFLSMDYYNFTNTEKTATNFAIGVRLVIKANDSTAPISVEAIGLTFD
- a CDS encoding XkdX family protein, which gives rise to MTFWENAFLWGWADVALLRMVVKTEQMPFGEITKEDFKRITGEDFDSEVPAE
- a CDS encoding holin; amino-acid sequence: MAAVLIFATVLAPVILAAVQLAKQTMNIKKNYIPLIAFVIGIAIGFAASPFTELDLTLRLWAGGLAGLSATGLFELGNKHDGNTKENE
- a CDS encoding N-acetylmuramoyl-L-alanine amidase, yielding MSFIDELAPFATKHGIANGVLPSLIIAQGILESASGTSELAKNANNLFGIKAGSGWGGETYVKGTLEHDVNGNVQPIIADFRKYPSYEGCVIDLVHKYANGTGWESHNRYAAVLNQRDYKKATAAVKAAGYATDVNYPIKLNKLIEQYDLNKYDKGVVQVVQTVKIAFDAGHAINTAGKRTPDGEREWTFNDKVLRAAEVKLNTYQGVQILRLDDSTGKTDIPLKTRTDKANAWRADALVSIHHNANTGKWGTWGGVETYVDPTASKASKEIAKLVQPRIVKAMGLRDRGVKVKNLHMTRESSMPAILTEGGFMDSTTDINALRNDARLKAQGEAIAEGLVAHFKLQPKEVEPAKSEAPKKEVGYLELAQSQKDEMAKVYKHARAKGIFSSEEHETDVKSGKMTVSKAVYLATLIAGAAANNDTRVK